A window of the Gossypium hirsutum isolate 1008001.06 chromosome A03, Gossypium_hirsutum_v2.1, whole genome shotgun sequence genome harbors these coding sequences:
- the LOC121223327 gene encoding protein RGF1 INDUCIBLE TRANSCRIPTION FACTOR 1, whose translation MGGGGPDEEDNNNEKWPPWLKPLLKEQFFVQCKLHIESHKSECNMYCLDCMNGSLCSFCLAYHRDHNYIQIRRSSYHDVIRVSEIQKYLDISGVQTYVINSAKVVFLNERPQPRPGKGVINTCEVCDRSLVDNFRFCSLGCKIVGTSKDFQKKKRQLAMVSSDSEDSYSSSSHGKPRKNDDNNNKVRSFSPSTPPPTSVNYRNAKRRKGIPQRAPMAGLIIQY comes from the exons ATG gGAGGTGGTGGACCTGATGAAGAAGACAACAATAACGAGAAGTGGCCGCCATGGTTGAAACCTTTATTGAAAGAACAATTCTTTGTTCAATGCAAGCTTCATATTGAGTCTCATAAGAGTGAATGCAATATGTATTgcttggattgtatgaatggttctCTTTGTTCTTTTTGCCTTGCTTATCACAGGGATCATAATTACATTCAG ATAAGGAGATCTTCGTACCATGATGTAATAAGGGTATCTGAGATACAAAAATATTTGGACATATCTGGTGTTCAAACTTATGTAATAAACAGTGCTAAGGTAGTCTTCCTCAATGAAAGGCCTCAACCAAGGCCTGGTAAAGGTGTTATCAATACTTGTGAAGTCTGTGATCGTAGCCTTGTTGATAACTTTCGGTTTTGCTCCCTTGGTTgcaag ATTGTTGGGACGTCAAAGGATTTTCAAAAGAAGAAAAGGCAACTAGCGATGGTATCGTCGGACTCTGAGGATTCATACAGTAGTAGTAGCCATGGTAAGCCAAGGAAGAATGACGACAACAACAACAAAGTTCGTAGTTTTAGTCCATCGACGCCCCCTCCGACTTCGGTTAATTACCGAAATGCTAAACGTAGAAAAGGGATTCCCCAGCGAGCTCCAATGGCAGGACTaatcatacaatattaa